The following is a genomic window from Nymphaea colorata isolate Beijing-Zhang1983 chromosome 3, ASM883128v2, whole genome shotgun sequence.
TTACCAGAAGCACCCATGGGGCTCAGAAACCTTGTTAACTGGGTGAAAAGCAAGCGCTTCTTTTGAAAGAGAAACTATtctcttttaaagaaaaaacacagGAGCCAATTTTATTCTGAATCAAAAAGGCTAGGGTCCTCTCTTCTCCCTAAGTCCCAAACCACTGCCGCCTCTCTGGCGAACAGTAACCAGGTGATAtgcgtcttcttcttcctcttctcttcccGCACTTTCTGATTGAGGtagcttttccttctttcttcttgaacttctacttcttcttctacttctctatttcttttacCCGGTTTTTTCCTGCACTTTCTTATGCCATCTTCCACTTCTCCCTAGTGgctacttcttcctcttcctcgcGCCTTCTTCTTCATGATCTTCATAAAAGAACAAGCGGGAGTCAAGGGGCTGGACCCTCCTCCAAACCAATGCTGATCCTAAAgggaagagaaataaaaaaaattattgatgcATATTTCTGATGTTTGTTATGAGCAATTTTAGTTTTGCTAATGTAACTTTCAGAAACTAAGAATCACGAGGCCTAGGAATttggagtttgaaacttcaGTTGTTCACCTTTGTTAGCAAGAAAAATTATATTATGCTTCCCACTTGCGTCTTAATCGCTTTGCTTCGCTTCTAGTTTGCTTCATGCTGGTAAATTCATACATCTAATTCTAAGTTCTAACATACAACTAACACAGGGTCCCCAATCAAAGAGTCATGTGAACATCCTCTTTTTGAAGATCCAACCACCTTGCCCGTAGACTTTCCAAAAGCGATATATCCCTTACTCCCATAATTTGCTTGATCCTTTTCTGGTCTTTGCAAGTGGTCATCTTTCATGTGGGGGCgtgcaaaaaagtaaaataagaatttcaagtacggatttgagatccttaagTTGATGAACTAGAAATTTTACCACAGATCTTTTGCTCcatcaacaaaaacatattAGATCAGATCCACATCTAGGGGTAGagttatgaatttttttatcaaggctCGAATTATAGTTCTAAAACTTTGATAGGAGCTGAAATATTAAgataaatacattttttaaaatttacatgtaaattattttttttgaggggAGACCAGGCCCCTGCGGGCCCCCCTTGCTCCTTTGCCCGAGATCCATGAGTCAAATAATCAAACACctacttaaaaaaagaaaaacaaaaccccACAAAGAGTGTTATATTTTCGAAACATTACGCTATTATTCTCTTACCAACACAACTTTAATACAATAGTTACaactttcacatttttttatatttcccatattcatatatttaaatGATCAAGtaactaaaaaatttgaatttaccACAGGACGAACAACTTCTTTGTCCATGCTAAAAAAAATAGTGCTCGCCGGCAAAAAGGGTGTCTAACCAATTTTCTGCACATTAGCGTTTCATCCAAGAACGCTGGTGGAATCGTTCCGAGTCGACTCAAATTATGAAGTTTGCTTTCCCAGGactggagagaaagagagagagagagagagagagagagaaacaagaacAGTTTCTGTCGTGGAAAATGTTACACGTATTTTAGGGGTTGTATCTAGATAAAAGCAGCTGAGATTCATAATATCAGCGGAAATGGCACAATCTCAAATGTGAGATGTATAGCGCTAAGATATGATTTTCGTGGCATTTTGTTTTCTATAGCAGTGGCGTGTTTGAACGGATTTTGTTTTCAATGTCCATTTGGACCGTTTCATATCCTGAAACGCGTTCACATCATGAAGTCAATTGGGCAGCCGAATCCACTTGACGTTTCCTGCCCCAACATGATCGACCATTCCTTTTTGGCGTCTGATAAACAACTTTCTATTCATCAGTGAATGCCGTGAAAGTGAAGCCATTGTGAGAAGCAACGCGTGGATCAAAAGGTTTCATGGGAGAGAAGAGCTTCCCCTTTCATCCAGGTGGCTTTCtgtcttctttcctttcccatACTGCTTTTTGAAACCGTGGTGGAGGAGAACCACAGGTGGTGCGCACAAGTGAAAAGCAGAGGTCTGAAGGATGCCATAAAACGCTAGATCAACTCTCAATCTTTTCGTTCTGCAGAAATTAACTCTTCCATCGCCGGAGACGGACATTCATTCACGGTTGTCGAGAAAATATCGccattttggtgattgagaTCTCAATCTTACACCCGGACAACACAATTCCAAGTGTTTTCGTATAAGAATGATTACACAGATGACTAAAGTTTCATGCCCATATGAGACTCGTTTAACGCAAAATATTGAGAATCAAAGGACTTTAATAGCTCACAGCGTTGTGTATGAGGTTTTATGAACAAAATGCAGAACTCTTTAGTTGTCTTTTAGCTGTTTTTACCCGTATGGGATCGATGAACTTTGCAAAACTTCCCAAAGTATTTTGATCTGTTCATTTCTACGGGTTGATATCATCCACTTGTagacaaaaattagaaaaaggtaGAGATACGCGGCACGCCTAACTATCGACCAGCGAATCCTTATTTATTCATCTCATAATTCCTAAAGATAGTTCGAGGACACTGGTGGACAAAAGTCGttgcaattgttttttttttattagaaccAACTTTGTAGTAGTCACTTTTGGACATCGTTAGGATTTCGTCGATCGAAAATAAAGCATTGAGCCCACAATAGATATACATTATACAAGAATCCACTGATAGTTTATACTTTATTCGGACCTCTTATCCACCGAGATATATTGACGGTGCGTTTGTTTACCACTGATATGAGATCTCTAAGATCTCAAGTGTGTGGATTTAAGATTGGCGGGCCCCCTCCCCTCTTCTCCCCATATTCgttggtttttaacatgtaacatgAAATCTATGTTATAAAGATCCTCGGTTTAAATAAACTGAGGATCTTGAGAAGCACATTATTAATGGAAcattgaatctgaaatctggtGCTATCAAACCCAACCTTACAGATCTCACCCGTCGGTTAAGTAATGCCAAGTTAAACTGTCACTCGCTAATCGCATGAACAAGTTGATCATCTGTATAGCAAGTTCGAACTTGATTCAACTTTTTCAGCTGAGCACCTTTTGCCACCCTCTCTCAGtgtaatttatataaaaaataattttatagttGATTACGTCCACACATGCAGAAATTAAACGATCAGTGACTCCAGGGCAGGCAAGTCCGGGGACACAATCTTCATTGGTACATACTCAATGCAAGCCGAAAGTCACAAAGCCTGCGTTCGACAGGATCAAATATATGATCTTTACCATTTACCGTTTATACCGTGAGCATTAATGGTTTATACTTTGGTCATTTGATGGCTCCCTTCATCCGCTTGGAAATGGCTGGACGAGACAAAGTGAcggagaagatgcaaaatatcCTTTCCAGATTAGAACTTTTCCCATTTAAACTAttgcctttttttatttcaacctAATTCTTTTGATAAAGACGGACTGGGATTAGGATTATGATCAGGATCATGTATGATCCCATTTTTTCTGTAAATATCCAATTTtgaccattttttgtttgtatatCCAATTTTGATGAACAAGGATCGCAATGgctgcttttattttttagaaaataactACACCGGAGCTTGTAACCTAGGAGAGAGAGACTCTGAGGTTCATTCTCCCCTGGTGTCCGGCCGGTGTTCCTCTGGTGGCCGGCCGGCTGGCCGGCGTAGTGGGACGGTTTGGAAATGGAAGCAGATGCCCAAATGATCTACAGTGTTATGGAAGAAGGAGGAGATGGTGTCGTGCAACCAGCTGCGTTGAACAAAGAGGCGTCTGCACCTAAGGGGCCCTCTTGGGCGTCCATCGTTGAAGGGGAAAAGCTCCATGATGAAGACTATCTGAATGAAGTTGAAATCCGAGAGGTGGACGGCATTAAGGTGTTGTTCGTCCCCAAATCAGCGCACGAGCACCTCAAAGCCCCTTTCCGATTTACAGCTATTGCAACACTTTCAGGTGGTCGCTCCAACAACAGGTTAGACtatggttttctcttttcttcccttcGTGCTCTTTGGGTTGGGCTCTGCCTGATCAAGTTTTCGTCCGTAGGTAAAGGATTGTTCCTGGTTATGGCCTCAAATGAGGCTGATTTGCAAATGATTCTTGCTCTTGGTCGCTGGAAAGTTGGGGGGCGGGTTCTGGTTGCTAATCGATGGAGACCTGGCATGTCGTTGAAATTGGAATCATCCAGTAGAGTCCGCATTTGGGTGCGCCTCCCTGATCTGCCGCCAGAGCTTTGGAGGAATGGTATATTTCATAGGCTAGCCAGAATGATGGGAGCAACGTTCGTCGAAGCCGATGCTTTCACAAAGGAGGTCGCTAGTCTGGGTTTTGCGCGTGTGCTCCTTGAGGTTCCGCTGGGTTTTCATCCGGTGAATAAAGTCAGGGTCTCATTTGAAGAAGGGGTCGCCCTGGTGCAAAGTATTGAGTATAAGTCGAAGGTGAGATATTGTCGTAAATGTGGTGCGACATCCCACTTCACTTGCTTGTGATGATGTGAAGCAGTCCCTCAGTATATATAAGGCTTGGATGGCTGTTAAAAGCCCCAAACGTCATTCCTTTTCCCTGAACAAATCGACCAGCTAATCAGGTGAACAGATTCGTAGCACTCCATAGTGTGCCTGAGAGGGAGGAGGGTGTTAATCCTGAGGAGGGAGGGACTAGCTCTGCTCCTATCCCTGAGAGTGCGAGGAGGAAATCAATGCAGGCCAATGAGGCCTGTTCGGAAGTGGGGGAACATGACAAGGTTTGTAGTAAAGAGGCGAATCCTATCATAACAAAAGGGGCGACTAGTGCAAGTATCCTCCATGGCCAGCAGAGTGCCGACTCTATGGCTATAGATGAGACACATGATCTCCCAGTCAATGTTTTGGTGTCTCATCGAAAAGCTCCAATGGAGAAGAAACGCCAGTTGAAAAGCAAATCTACCAGTTCATTTAAAAAGAGACCCAACAGCCATACACAGACAGAGAAGCTCCTCGCTGATCTATATGCCTCTTGCTCTGACGCTAGCTTGACCCTTCCTCAGCCCACAGATCACTCTAGCTTTGGTGCAGCTGAAGCCAGGGCCTCCCCAGCTTCTGAAGATCCGAGTGATAAGGATATGAGTTTACTTTTatacaaagaagagaagaaaatccaTTTGAATGCTAAGGATAACAACCCTACCAATGGAGAGCTGGTGGGGTGTAGTAGGGAGAGTAGCGCTTGCTGGGATGCAATGAGGTTCCTTGCTTGGAACGCTCGTGGGCTGGCTGGTGCCACTGCCCAGCGTGACCTCTAGTTAATTTTTCAGCTTGCTCACCTAGATATTGCAGTCCTCATTGACACAAAATTGAATGAGACTACTTTGACAAAACACAATTTGAAGTTTAGCAGATATCTCTCTGTTTCTAACATACATGTTAATGGCCAATGGGCTCGGATTTGGCTTTTGTGGGATGTTGATAAGATGTAGGTTCAGACATCTAAAGTGCATGCTCATTGGATTTCTATCGAGGTGAAGCACCTAAGTTCTGGCAGAATTTTCTCTGTTTAGGGGGTGTATCTCAATCTGGATTTCCGCATCCGTACGTTCCAATATGATGAGCTCAATGAGGAGCTTTCTAGCCTATGTAATGTAAGCCCAATGTATGCTTGAACGATTTCAATTCGGTGGGGGACATGTCGCACAAAATTGAAAGACTCCCACCTCTTTGGCCTTGCattcttttcaataattttattgcCTCCAACCAGTTTGTGGAAGTTCATGACCCCGACACTAAGTTCTCTTGGTCTAACAAGAGAGAGGGGCCTGCAAATGTGCAAAGTTTGATTGATCATTGCTTTGCGTCCCATGACTGGTGGGATTGCCGGGAGTGGAATTTCAGCCTTCGGATTCTTCCTCGCACTTCTTCTGACCAGAGTCCTATTGTTATGGCAGCTGAGAGAAACCATATCTTCACCTGTGGCAAATCGGTCTTCCGTTACTTCAATTACTGGGAACAATTTCCTCAATGCACCAAACTCATTGCAGACTGTTAATCCTATCATGTCGCTGGTTGCCCCATGATTAGGCTTGTTTCTAAACTTCAACTTGTTAGAGATGAGTTTCGGGAGTGGTCTAAGCAAGGCCCCAATGATTTGGTCAAAATTATTGAGAGACTCAGAGTGCACAGGTAGGAGTGGCTCATAACCTTACGGATAGGGGAGATTTGTCGGCTTCCTCTTGGGACATTAAGCTTCGCTTTACTCTCCTTAAGCTCATCAAGATGGATGAGAAGCGGCTGAGGCAAAAGGCTCGTGTGAGGTGGATGAGGGAGGGCGATTCTAATTCTAAATTTTTCCATGCTATGGCAAAAGGCAGATAACGGAGAAACCATATCCGTACCATCATGGATGGAGAGAGGGTTATCTCTGACATGGATGAAATTTTTACATCCTGCACTACTTATTTCAAAGATCTGTTGACTGACAATGCAGGTTCGGGACTCCTTCCTTCTAATGTTTGTACAGGGtgactgaagaagaaaatgagctttTAGTGAGTCCTATTCGCGATGAAGAAATACAATGGGCAGTATTAAGGGCGAATAAGGATTCAACTGCTGGACCAGACAGTTTCAACAATCGCTTCTATCAATCAAACTGGTCCATCATTGGGCCCGACGTGCGCCCCGCAGTGAAGGAGTTTTTCCGGTCCGGCCGTATGGTTAAAGGGATCAACAAAACACACATTGTTCTTCTTCCCAAAGAAGATGGTGCTTGCACACAAGTTTCGACCTATATCTTTTTACAATAGTATTCTTAAATTCCCCACTCGTATTATGGTTTTATGCATGAGACCCATACTGAGTCGCATTCTTCATCGAAATCAGGCGGCATTTTTAATGGGACGCAGCATCCAGAGCAGTTTTTTGCTCAGTCAAGAGGTGGTTCATTCACTTGCGCACAGTAAGTCTAAAGTTGTGTGCGTTAAAATCAACCTTAGCAAGGCATACGACAAAGTGAATTGGCGGTTTCTGGAGAACAACCTCAATCTGCTAGGCTTTTGCTCCAACTGGAGTAGGCGTATTACGTCAGTTGTATCTACTGTGTCCTCTGCACTGCTCATTAACGGTAAAGAAGGATCTTGGTTCTTCACCACTAGGGGGTTGCGGCAAGGAGACCCCCTGTCCCCCTATCTGTTCATCGTTACGATGGAAATTCTTAATCGTAGCATGTTGGCTCACCTGCAATTGGGTAAGATCCGTGGCCTAAAGGTTAGCGCTCTTAGCTCTATTCATTCCTCCTTCTATGCTGATGATGTCCTTGTTTGCATTGAAGGCAGGAAAAAATTCTTTTTAGGTCTTAAAGATTGTTTCCTTGAGTTTGAGGCTTGTCCGGGAGTCAAAGTTAATCCCAACAAGACCTCTGTGTATTTCTTTAATCTTTCTGATTTCGAGTGCAGCAGGCTATGTGCTATCACGGGCTGGAAAAGAAGTTTCTGGCCAGTGATGCATCTGGGTCTGCCTCTTCAATACCAGGCCATCACAGAGAGCCAATGTTAGCACATAGTGATGAAAGTTAATCAGAAATTGGCAGGAAGCTGCTTTCTTATGCTGGAAGACTCTATTTGGTTAAACATGTTTTGACAATTATCCTTAGCTATTGGATGATGGTTTTGTGGATTCTTCTGTCCACGTGCCACCAAATCGAAAAGTTGTGCTCGGGTTTCATTTGGGGGGATGATAATGAGGTCAAAGGGACACACCTTATCAGTTGGAATGCTCTTCGTAAACCAAGGTTGGAGTATGGCTTCGACACATGGTGGATATCAATAGGGCTAATTTCTGTTTTCTCGGGGTCAAAGCTATCACGCAGGACTCACTCTGGGCTGATCTCGTCAGGGCCAAGTATCTAACCAAAAAGAGTTTGTGGCAATACAAACTCAGTGGGAGTGAATCTAGCTTATGGAAGCGGGTGATCAAATGTTGGCAGTTAATTGAATCTCAAGTTCATTTGGAAAATCAACAATGGCTCTAGAGTCAAATTTTGGCATGATCGGTGGAATGGTGTCATCATCTCCAATATGATTTCACCTACTAGTTGGCCGCTAATTCAGGATACCATGAACTGCACTATTAAGGAGTTGTTTGTCGACCAGGCAACCTATGTCCATATGTTCCTAGACACTATGAGCATTCCCATTCACCTCCCGTTGCTTGAGGATAGTCGATTGGATACACTTGAATGGGTGGACTGTAGTTCTCGACCGCTTTCAAGACATCATATTTGGGACATGCTGCGAGACATAGCGCCACTCAGCAGTGGAGGAATGCCATGTGGAATGTTGGAGCCCCTCCCCGTGCTGCATGGACGACCTACCTGGCAGTTGAAGGTCGCCTTCATATTGATGCTAGAGCTTAGGAGCATGGACTCTACATTACCTCCAGATGTTATATTTGCAAAAGGGCTCAAGAAGATATCAACCATGTCTTCCTCCATTGCAAAGAAGCTAAAAGCCTGTGGGAGTTAGCTATCAAGAAGTTCAGGTAAAGTAATTTCCATCCACTTACGGTTAAAGACGCTCTCGTATGGTGGACCTCTCACTGATTTAAAGATAAAGTCATCTTCAAGTGCTGGAAGAATTTGCTGCACATAATCCTTTGGCACATTTGGAAATGGCGCAATAACTGCAAGCATGGGGAAAAGATGCTATGAACTATAGTGGTAAGGCGCTATGGAGCTACTGCAGCGACTTTATGATCTCAAGAGATTGGAAGCAGGGTGACAAACAAGCTATCCAAACGTGGTTACAGGTTGGGCTCCCTTGGGAACATTGTAGTTTACCAAAACAAGGATAGCAGGAATGTGACTGCTCTAGTAAGGGAGAGTAGTGGGCAATGTATCTTTGGTATCGCCTGTTGGAGTGATGCAGTCAGAGCCACTGATGAAGCTTGGGTTCTACAACAAAGTCTTATAGCTGTCCAGGTAATTGATAGAAATGCAGGTAACATCAAAGTCATTTGTAATAATGGGTTTTTCATCAACCGTTGCTGCAAGTGCTTCAGAGATGACTTATCACAGAGGGGCGTTGCAAATCAACTGTGCAACAATCTGGTTTTCATTATAGATGACCATGTTTATGATGTGTTTCCTCTTCTTAAAAGAGGTGATAGTGCCACTGTTTACAAGGTATGACATCAGCCGTACTGAAGAACGGATATTTTGTAAATAAATAGGATCTCTTATATCCCATTTTTTTGCTGTAAatactcttttatttttttgtcaataaatttCGAGGCGACCCCAGCATCATCAGTTTTATGGATGAACAAGGGTAGGGGCCGTACTCCCCCAAGCAGCTGACAAAAATTGGGTTGGGAGGGGCACTGATCAGCCCGTAAAAGTTTCAATAAAAGGAAAGTCACAGTCTCTTTCTACATTTGCTTTAGTCAATACGAAAATAATGGGTGGGGGAGTCCAGTAAGTCCCCTCACTTCATCATCCGCCGTTTctaatgtgagagagagagagagtccagaAATGGAGTTCCTGTGCACTCCCCCTATCCTCGTCCTCTTCTTCTCAGCAATTCTAGCAATCAGCTTCAAATTCCTGCTCAAAGACAGGCTACCTAAGAATCTCCCACCCTCCCCACCAGCTCTGCCCATAATCGGCCACCTCCATCTGCTGAAGAAGCCTCTGTATCGCAGCCTCGCCGACCTCTCCGCCAAACACGGGCCGACTCTCTCCCTCCGCCTCGGATCCCGCCTCGCCCTCATCGTCTCCTCCCCCGACCTCGTCGAGGAGTGCTTCACCATTCATGACATCGCCTTCGCCAACCGCCCCCGTCTCCTCGCCGGCCGATACATGGGCTACAATTATACCACCATGGGGTGGTCCTCCTACGGCCCCCACTGGCGCAACCTCCGGCGGATCGCCACCCTCGAAGTGCTTTCCTCCGCCCGACTCCAGGCCTTCGCCGGCCTCCGCCGTGACGAGGTCCAGTGTCTCCTGCGCCAGCTGTTCGAGGAGTCCGACCCTGCTGGGTTCACGCAGGTGGATCTGAGCTCGATGGTGTCCGCCTTGGCATTCGACACGATCGTCCGGATGGTCACCGGAAGACGGTGGTATGGGAAAGGCGTGGCGGGATCGGAGGAGTCGAAGCGGTTCGTGGCCGTCATCAAGGAGGCGATGGCCTTGCAAGGAGCGGTGAGCATCGGTGATTACATACCAGCGTTGAGATGGCTGGACCTGCAGGGGATGGAGAGGCAGATGAAAGACTGCTATAATAGGAGGGAGGTGCTGTTTCAGGGTTTGGTGGACGAGGAAAGGAGCAAGCGTCGTGGTGGCGATGGCGTAGATGGTGGAAGCGACGCCGGAGATTCAAGGGGCAGCCTTGTCGACTTCCTTCTTTCCCTGCAGGAGAACGAGCCGGAATACTACACCGATCAGCTTATCAAAGGGGTCATGGTGGTATGCTTATTATCTCAGTTTTCTGTATCGTACAACAGATGGAAAAATTGTTTTACTGCTGGTATTTGTAACTAGGATTTGTCTTAATTGGCTACTTTCATTTTCCGGGTAGATTTACAGATATTTCCATGTTCAGGTTCTCGCTAAGTATAGTTCCACTTGCTTTGACATCAACACTACAAAGAAAACGAACATTTTTGCTGGTCAATAACAGCAGAGATCTGAAAATGTCCTGATTTATCAGTACCTTCTCAGCTTTTAATATCGAACTACAAATTCAATGCATTCTCAAAAAATTGCTGATATTTGTAATTACGGTTTTCTTTAAATTCATAACTTCCAGTTTGCAGATAGAATTAAGAGATATTTCTACATATTCTTGTTCTTGGGGTCTATAGTTCCTCCCGAATATCTTCCTAAATTTTCCCAGTTGGAACAATTATTTCATTAATTATATCAAGAGAAGTTTCTCCGCCAAGACTTGTGACTTTGAAGCAAATGAGTTAATTTGTTATACTATCAGGCGCCGCCCGTTTAGCATGCCGACCATCTAAAGATTGAGCGCTGGTTTTATAGGTAATGCTGGCTGCCGGAACCGACACAACAGCGACGACACTGGACTGGGCAATAGCTCTGTTGCTGAACAACCCGGATGTGCTGAAGAAGGCCAGAGACGAGCTTGATGCTCGAGTCGGCACTGACAGGCTTGTGGAAGAGTCCGACCTTACCAACTTGACCTACCTCCACTGCATAGTGAAGGAAACTCTCAGGCTCTACCCTGCAGGCCCGCTCTTGCTTCCTCATGAGTTAGGGGAGGACTGTAATATTGGGGGTTACGACATTCCACGCGGCACAATACTGTTCGTGAATGCATGGGCCATCCATCGAGACCCGAAGCTGTGGCCGGAGCCGACAAGGTTCATCCCGGAGAGGTTCAGCGGGCTGGAAGAGAAAGACGATGGTTTCAAGATGATCCCCTTTGGGTTCGGCCGGAGGAAGTGCCCGGGCTCAGGGTTGGCCATGAAGGTTGTGCAGTTTGCCCTCGCTGGGCTGATCCAATGCTTCGAGTGGGAGAGAGTTGGGAGAGAAGAGGTTGACATGGCTGAGGGTGTGGGGCTAACGCTGACGAGGGCAAACCCACTGCACGTTCTGTACAGACCACGCCACTCAATGGTCAAAGTGCTCTCTCATCTGTAGCTTAATAGTAAGAATTGCCACTTCTCTGTAACATCTCACGGTTAGCTATTTGCCCAAGATTATAGGTATGTATGTAACTATCAAGTACCCACATGTGGAAACAAAAAACTACAGAACCTTTCAAGTGGAAATTGGTTTATTCTGCATCACACCGATTCTAAATTCATCAATCTGAAACTCATTCTATTCTgtattaaaagattttttttttgccgttCTACTTTTGGACGAGGCAGGTGTGGTGCCAAGAGTGACGAGCAAATGGCACAATATGAATGATATAACCATGCCACTATGCATGATTTAACCGTGCCACGACAATTGTGTTCATACAAATTTCCCAATCGTCTCGGGTAGGCTTGTAGCGATTTTTTTTGGAGCTTTGAAGATATTCCTGCCCattattatgtgtgtgtgtgtgtgcgtgcgctagagagagagagagagagagagagagagagagagagttctacAATAAACATAAAACTTTCCAGCAGTAACCGTGGTCCTTATTGCTCCACAGGCTCTTGCAACAATTCGACCGAACAGGATCCAGGAAGGTGGAGCTAACAGCTAAGCTCCATGATGAAGGCATAGATTTTCCTTCCAAGCAAGTGGTATCAAGGAAGAGATTTCGCAGGGAAGGAGGCAGAATGGTTAATCATGACGAATAGAGAGCAACAAATCTGGAAGATTATATACCAGGGAATGCAGCGGTTGGACCGTTGGATTTTCAGTGTCGGAGAAACATTAGAAACAGTGCAACATTGCTTCGTGAAATTGGAGAGAgacaagaaagaacaaaaacaagagaagTTGTTGGACAACGATCATTAGCTTCTCTACCCGCAAAAATCTGATCCAGAAAATTAGTCCCTTAGATCAATAAAAGAGTGATCATGGTGCTCAACTGTTTAGTTGCTTCTTTGACTTGCCATGATACAG
Proteins encoded in this region:
- the LOC116250208 gene encoding cytochrome P450 81Q32-like, giving the protein MEFLCTPPILVLFFSAILAISFKFLLKDRLPKNLPPSPPALPIIGHLHLLKKPLYRSLADLSAKHGPTLSLRLGSRLALIVSSPDLVEECFTIHDIAFANRPRLLAGRYMGYNYTTMGWSSYGPHWRNLRRIATLEVLSSARLQAFAGLRRDEVQCLLRQLFEESDPAGFTQVDLSSMVSALAFDTIVRMVTGRRWYGKGVAGSEESKRFVAVIKEAMALQGAVSIGDYIPALRWLDLQGMERQMKDCYNRREVLFQGLVDEERSKRRGGDGVDGGSDAGDSRGSLVDFLLSLQENEPEYYTDQLIKGVMVVMLAAGTDTTATTLDWAIALLLNNPDVLKKARDELDARVGTDRLVEESDLTNLTYLHCIVKETLRLYPAGPLLLPHELGEDCNIGGYDIPRGTILFVNAWAIHRDPKLWPEPTRFIPERFSGLEEKDDGFKMIPFGFGRRKCPGSGLAMKVVQFALAGLIQCFEWERVGREEVDMAEGVGLTLTRANPLHVLYRPRHSMVKVLSHL